Proteins found in one Arthrobacter pascens genomic segment:
- a CDS encoding DUF4307 domain-containing protein, which produces MTSQDQPALSPPADTSLANRYGSQKRRLSGAAKRAIGIAALAAAVGFMAWVSTSSATSGVTFKDIGYSIPDATQAEVDFQVTREPGTAVKCAVKALDSKFAIVGWKVVDIPPGEPDGTADDGRTVSQRVVLRTESLSVSGLVDSCWVPAAGT; this is translated from the coding sequence GTGACTTCCCAGGACCAGCCGGCCCTTTCCCCGCCAGCAGACACTAGCCTAGCCAATCGCTACGGCAGCCAAAAGCGTCGGCTCTCCGGAGCGGCGAAACGCGCCATCGGCATCGCCGCACTGGCAGCCGCAGTAGGCTTCATGGCCTGGGTTTCCACTTCCTCAGCCACCTCCGGCGTGACATTCAAGGACATTGGCTACAGCATTCCAGACGCCACCCAGGCAGAAGTCGATTTCCAGGTGACCCGGGAACCGGGCACCGCCGTCAAGTGCGCGGTTAAGGCGCTGGACTCCAAGTTCGCCATAGTTGGCTGGAAAGTGGTGGACATCCCGCCCGGAGAGCCGGACGGGACGGCCGACGACGGACGCACGGTCTCCCAGCGGGTGGTCCTTCGGACGGAGTCACTTTCCGTCTCGGGATTGGTGGACAGCTGCTGGGTTCCTGCCGCCGGCACCTAG
- the greA gene encoding transcription elongation factor GreA codes for MSTTNSAPAAWLTQEAFDRLKAELDHLSGAGRAEIVQKIEAARQEGDLKENGGYHAAKEEQGKIEARIRQLTTLLRDAHVGEAAADDGIVGSGMIVVARIAGDEETFLLGSREIAGDSDLDVFSEKSPLGAAILGHKEGDKLSYTAPNGKDITVEILSAKPYAA; via the coding sequence GTGTCTACCACCAACAGCGCGCCTGCAGCCTGGCTTACCCAGGAAGCTTTTGACCGCCTGAAGGCAGAGCTGGACCACCTTTCCGGCGCCGGCCGGGCAGAGATCGTCCAGAAAATTGAAGCAGCCCGCCAGGAGGGCGACCTCAAGGAAAACGGCGGTTACCACGCTGCCAAGGAAGAGCAGGGCAAGATTGAGGCCCGCATCCGCCAACTGACGACGCTGCTGCGCGACGCCCATGTAGGGGAAGCCGCCGCGGATGACGGGATTGTAGGATCCGGCATGATCGTTGTGGCCAGGATCGCCGGAGATGAGGAAACCTTCCTGCTGGGATCCCGTGAAATTGCCGGCGATTCGGACCTCGACGTGTTCAGTGAAAAGTCACCGCTCGGCGCCGCCATCCTGGGCCATAAAGAAGGCGACAAACTGAGCTACACAGCACCCAACGGCAAGGACATCACGGTGGAGATCCTCTCCGCCAAGCCCTACGCCGCCTAG
- a CDS encoding rhomboid family intramembrane serine protease: MLDSMGDGSPRSRAITASRAKGGLVVVGGFALVLLVIELINMLTLHALNRTFGLRPRSLDGLLDIFTFPLLHASLNHLLSNTLPLIIFGFLVFLSGLRVFLTALAFSWLGSGLTVWLIGDGGITVGASGLVFGLFAFLLVRGFFNRSWWQILLSIVLFMVYGGILLGVLPFVAGYISWQAHLGGAVGGVVAAMLLRPRGSAGLRRY; this comes from the coding sequence ATGCTTGACTCGATGGGGGACGGAAGCCCAAGGAGCCGTGCGATCACTGCTTCGCGTGCCAAGGGCGGGCTGGTGGTGGTGGGCGGCTTCGCCCTTGTGCTTCTTGTGATCGAGCTGATCAACATGCTCACCCTGCACGCCCTGAACAGGACATTCGGGCTCCGGCCCCGAAGCCTGGACGGGCTCCTGGACATTTTCACTTTTCCGCTGCTTCATGCCAGCCTGAACCACCTGCTGTCCAATACTTTGCCACTGATCATCTTCGGCTTCCTGGTATTCCTCTCAGGCCTCCGCGTGTTCCTGACAGCGCTGGCATTCAGCTGGCTGGGCTCCGGCCTGACCGTCTGGCTGATCGGTGACGGCGGGATCACCGTGGGGGCGTCCGGGCTCGTGTTCGGCCTGTTCGCCTTCCTTCTGGTGCGCGGCTTCTTCAACCGCAGCTGGTGGCAGATCCTGCTGTCCATTGTGCTGTTCATGGTTTACGGCGGCATCCTGCTGGGCGTGCTGCCCTTTGTTGCCGGATACATTTCCTGGCAGGCACATCTGGGCGGGGCCGTGGGCGGCGTGGTTGCCGCCATGCTGTTGCGCCCACGCGGCTCCGCAGGCCTCCGCCGCTACTGA
- the ilvA gene encoding threonine ammonia-lyase codes for MNILETLPVTLDDVLEAQKLLEGIIARTPVESSRALGDMVGGDVYFKCENLQRAGSFKVRGAYVRMARLSPEEKKRGVVAASAGNHAQGVAVAAKSLGIKARIYMPQGVALPKLAATRSHGAEVILHGHNVDEALAEAQRYANESGTVFVHPFDNVDVVAGQGTVGLEILEQIPNVDTILMGVGGGGLLAGVAVAVKARAKELGREIRIIGVQAENAAAYPPSLAADALVPLKRVSTMADGIAVGRPGQLPFSIIRELVDDVVTVSEDSLARALIFLLERAKLVVEPAGAVGVAALMDGKIENPGTTAVILSGGNIDPMLMLKVIQRGLSAAGRYMTVRMMLDDRPGSLATIARIIAENDANVTGLDHTRVGGSISMGDVSITVNLETKGHEHCEKVLGALRAEGFQPIVVH; via the coding sequence GTGAACATCCTTGAAACCCTTCCCGTCACGCTGGACGATGTCCTGGAGGCGCAGAAGCTGCTCGAGGGGATTATTGCGCGGACACCGGTGGAATCGTCGCGGGCCCTGGGGGACATGGTGGGCGGGGATGTCTACTTCAAATGCGAAAACCTGCAGCGGGCCGGATCGTTCAAGGTCCGTGGGGCGTACGTGCGCATGGCCAGGCTTTCACCGGAGGAGAAAAAGCGCGGAGTTGTAGCAGCCTCCGCCGGCAACCATGCCCAAGGTGTGGCCGTGGCGGCCAAGAGCCTTGGCATCAAGGCCCGCATCTACATGCCGCAGGGCGTCGCCCTCCCCAAGCTGGCCGCAACCCGCAGCCACGGTGCGGAGGTGATCCTCCACGGCCACAACGTTGATGAGGCGCTCGCGGAGGCGCAGCGCTACGCCAATGAATCCGGCACGGTTTTTGTCCACCCGTTCGACAACGTGGACGTTGTGGCGGGCCAAGGCACCGTGGGTCTTGAGATTCTCGAACAGATCCCCAACGTGGACACCATCCTGATGGGGGTGGGCGGCGGCGGGCTGCTTGCGGGCGTTGCCGTCGCCGTCAAGGCGCGGGCCAAGGAACTGGGACGGGAAATCCGTATCATCGGCGTCCAGGCCGAGAACGCCGCCGCCTACCCGCCGTCGCTGGCGGCAGATGCCCTGGTTCCGCTGAAGCGAGTATCAACCATGGCGGACGGCATCGCCGTCGGCCGTCCCGGACAGCTGCCGTTCAGCATCATCCGCGAATTGGTGGACGATGTGGTGACCGTCAGTGAGGATTCACTGGCACGCGCCCTGATCTTCCTGCTGGAACGGGCCAAACTGGTGGTGGAACCGGCGGGGGCCGTGGGGGTCGCGGCCCTGATGGACGGCAAGATCGAGAATCCCGGCACCACGGCGGTGATCCTGTCCGGCGGCAACATCGATCCCATGCTGATGCTCAAGGTCATCCAGCGGGGCCTGTCGGCCGCCGGGCGCTACATGACTGTGCGGATGATGCTCGACGACCGGCCGGGTTCCCTGGCTACGATCGCCCGCATCATCGCGGAGAACGATGCGAACGTGACAGGCCTGGACCACACGCGCGTTGGCGGCTCCATCAGCATGGGAGACGTCTCCATCACGGTGAACCTCGAAACCAAGGGCCACGAACACTGCGAGAAGGTGCTTGGTGCCCTCCGCGCGGAGGGCTTCCAGCCCATCGTGGTGCACTAG
- a CDS encoding AI-2E family transporter — MTPAEDATPSNQAVARQAETALATDTPPPRRVLADRELDRDIPYGVRIAASWAWRLGLILLVGGALVWLLSRISFLIIPVMVAALLAGLLSPVVGWLRRRRLPNGAAVAVTVLGFIGLIAGSLALVGRQLVTGFGELWSEALAGVKKVQDWLAEGPLHLTADQMDQYLKEATAALQSNSSSILSGALSFGNTAGHFAAGLVLALFILIFFLLEGDRIWAFLVRLLPKKARPAAFGAGRRGWTSMVMYARIQMFVAFVDAVGVGVGAAIIGVPLALPLSVLVFIGSFIPVVGALVTGAIAVLLALVANGAVNALIMLAIVLLVQQLESHILQPLVMGKAVALHPVAVILSVAAGSYLAGIPGALFSVPILAVANSAIRYIAARTWEHEQVLATPGGAVTLGAGPDDTFKEVHLPGVRFRRGKDAAASTEAHNPDAQTGPSGPGAGAESAKGE; from the coding sequence ATGACGCCAGCAGAGGACGCCACCCCATCGAACCAAGCCGTTGCCCGACAGGCTGAAACTGCCCTCGCAACCGACACGCCCCCGCCGCGGCGGGTACTGGCGGACCGGGAACTTGACCGGGACATCCCTTACGGCGTCCGCATCGCGGCTTCATGGGCGTGGAGGTTGGGACTGATCCTGCTGGTGGGCGGCGCACTGGTATGGCTGCTCAGCCGGATCAGCTTCCTGATCATCCCCGTCATGGTGGCTGCGCTGCTTGCCGGGCTGCTGAGTCCCGTGGTGGGCTGGCTGAGAAGACGCCGGCTCCCCAATGGGGCGGCCGTGGCGGTCACCGTGCTGGGCTTCATCGGCCTCATCGCGGGCTCCCTTGCACTGGTGGGCCGACAGCTCGTGACCGGCTTTGGCGAACTGTGGTCCGAAGCCCTGGCGGGCGTCAAAAAGGTCCAGGACTGGCTGGCAGAGGGCCCGCTTCACCTGACGGCGGACCAGATGGACCAGTACCTCAAGGAAGCCACGGCGGCCCTGCAGAGCAACAGCAGCAGCATCCTCAGCGGCGCACTGTCCTTCGGCAACACCGCCGGACACTTCGCTGCGGGCCTTGTGCTGGCGCTTTTCATCCTCATTTTCTTCCTGCTCGAAGGTGACCGGATCTGGGCCTTCCTGGTCCGGCTGCTCCCGAAGAAAGCACGTCCCGCAGCGTTCGGCGCCGGACGCCGGGGGTGGACCTCCATGGTGATGTATGCGCGGATCCAGATGTTTGTTGCATTTGTTGACGCAGTGGGCGTCGGCGTCGGAGCAGCCATCATTGGAGTGCCCCTGGCGCTGCCACTGAGCGTTCTCGTGTTTATCGGCTCCTTCATCCCGGTGGTGGGTGCCCTGGTGACCGGGGCCATCGCGGTGCTCCTGGCACTGGTGGCCAACGGAGCGGTCAACGCCCTCATCATGCTGGCCATCGTCCTGCTCGTCCAGCAGCTGGAGAGTCACATCCTGCAGCCCCTGGTGATGGGCAAGGCTGTGGCGCTGCACCCCGTTGCAGTGATCCTTTCCGTGGCGGCAGGTTCATACCTTGCCGGAATCCCCGGAGCGTTGTTCTCCGTACCCATCCTTGCTGTAGCAAACTCGGCGATTCGCTACATCGCGGCCAGAACGTGGGAACATGAACAAGTGCTGGCAACCCCCGGAGGGGCCGTGACACTTGGCGCGGGCCCTGACGACACCTTCAAGGAGGTCCACCTGCCGGGCGTCAGGTTCAGGCGCGGCAAGGATGCCGCAGCCAGCACGGAAGCACACAATCCGGATGCCCAGACCGGACCTTCGGGACCGGGCGCCGGAGCCGAATCCGCCAAAGGAGAATAG
- a CDS encoding aldose 1-epimerase family protein, whose translation MTSSSIPDPSSSADGFGACATGRQYEIRRGNARAVVTELAAGLRLYSRSDVLLTETYGDAEIPPGGAGITLAPWANRVEDGVWYLDGKKQQLDITEVSKNNASHGLLRNASYALVDESPYSVALEATVFPQHGYPFLLRHRVQYLLAEDLGLVVRQTLINDSRTPAPFVIGAHPYLRLGDVDVDELVLTVAADTRLVADERLIPRSSEPVGGETDLRSGRKVGGLDVDVALTDIAFDGGVARHTLRAPDGRSVSLWQDDACKYVHVYVNTKFPGRSRAVAIEPMTGPANAFNSGDGLRWLPPGESFAISWGIDATLGDAG comes from the coding sequence ATGACTTCCAGTTCAATTCCGGATCCCAGCTCGTCCGCCGACGGATTCGGGGCCTGTGCAACGGGGCGCCAGTACGAAATCCGACGCGGAAACGCACGCGCCGTGGTCACCGAGCTTGCGGCGGGGCTGCGTCTCTACAGCCGGTCCGACGTGCTGCTCACCGAGACTTACGGAGACGCCGAGATCCCGCCCGGGGGCGCAGGCATCACGCTGGCACCCTGGGCGAACAGGGTGGAGGACGGGGTCTGGTACCTGGACGGGAAGAAACAACAGTTGGACATCACGGAGGTCTCAAAGAACAACGCGAGCCATGGACTACTGCGCAACGCCTCCTATGCCTTGGTTGACGAGTCCCCGTACTCGGTGGCCCTTGAGGCTACCGTTTTCCCGCAGCACGGTTACCCGTTCCTGTTGCGGCACCGCGTGCAGTACCTCTTGGCGGAGGACCTGGGCCTGGTGGTAAGGCAGACGCTGATCAATGACTCCAGGACGCCGGCTCCCTTTGTTATTGGGGCCCATCCCTACCTGCGGCTGGGGGACGTTGACGTGGACGAACTTGTTCTGACCGTTGCGGCTGACACCCGACTGGTGGCGGATGAGCGGCTGATCCCGCGCAGTTCGGAGCCCGTCGGTGGCGAGACCGACCTTCGCTCGGGCCGGAAGGTAGGGGGCCTCGACGTCGATGTCGCCCTGACGGACATAGCGTTCGACGGCGGCGTGGCGCGCCACACACTGCGCGCTCCGGACGGCCGCAGCGTCTCCCTTTGGCAGGACGATGCGTGCAAATATGTCCACGTTTATGTCAACACGAAATTCCCCGGCCGGTCACGGGCGGTGGCGATTGAACCCATGACCGGACCGGCCAACGCCTTCAACTCCGGTGACGGACTCCGGTGGCTGCCGCCCGGGGAATCATTCGCGATCTCCTGGGGGATCGATGCCACGCTTGGCGACGCCGGGTAG
- a CDS encoding DeoR/GlpR family DNA-binding transcription regulator, translating into MLAAQRQQLILQELQSAGTVRVAALAEDLGVSEMTVRRDIDALDAGGLLLRVHGGAARTDGFSALEPAFASKSTRELAAKAAIAAEAVRLIQPGMTLLISGGTTTFELARILPRDLDLTVATNSIMVANALAAGVGSDGGGAIRTLVLGGERTPSEALVGPLAAQAVRMVNADLCFMGVHGMELQAGITSPNLLEAELNAAMIDASRKLIVLADATKYGLVGLACIAPVSAVDTLITDVRIAEVPGGQLAALRKIVADVRIAGHPADRDRPMEHATTPGAQQPPVPAPKGHQP; encoded by the coding sequence ATGCTGGCAGCGCAACGGCAGCAACTGATCCTCCAGGAGCTCCAATCGGCGGGAACAGTGCGGGTTGCTGCCCTCGCCGAGGACCTGGGTGTTTCCGAGATGACAGTGCGCCGGGACATCGATGCCTTGGACGCAGGCGGCCTGCTGCTCCGGGTCCACGGAGGGGCTGCCCGCACCGACGGCTTCAGCGCCCTGGAGCCTGCCTTTGCCAGCAAGTCAACGCGGGAGCTCGCCGCCAAAGCAGCCATAGCGGCGGAGGCCGTGCGGCTCATCCAACCCGGCATGACCCTGCTCATTTCGGGCGGCACCACCACCTTTGAGCTTGCCAGGATCCTGCCAAGGGACCTTGATCTTACTGTGGCCACCAACTCGATCATGGTGGCCAACGCCCTGGCAGCTGGCGTCGGGTCCGACGGCGGCGGAGCCATCCGGACCCTGGTCCTCGGCGGGGAACGCACTCCGTCCGAGGCCTTGGTCGGCCCCTTGGCCGCTCAGGCTGTGAGGATGGTGAACGCCGACCTGTGCTTTATGGGCGTCCACGGCATGGAGCTCCAGGCGGGGATCACCTCACCCAACCTGCTCGAAGCCGAGCTCAACGCAGCCATGATCGACGCTTCCAGGAAACTCATCGTCCTCGCGGACGCTACCAAATACGGGCTGGTCGGCCTTGCCTGCATCGCCCCCGTGTCCGCCGTCGACACTTTGATAACCGACGTCCGCATCGCGGAGGTCCCAGGAGGCCAATTGGCCGCCCTGCGTAAGATAGTCGCCGATGTCCGGATCGCCGGGCACCCGGCTGACCGGGACCGGCCAATGGAACACGCCACCACGCCGGGGGCCCAGCAGCCCCCGGTACCAGCACCCAAAGGACACCAGCCATGA
- the galT gene encoding galactose-1-phosphate uridylyltransferase, with protein MTGITSTKLADGRELIYFDDAATPKPRTAETTTDHRDLPERGEPGEVRFDALTGEWVAVAAHRQTRTHLPPADQCPICPTTDSNPSEIPAPDYDVVVFENRFPSLGPALGPVPEDPAWGTSGPAYGRCEVVAFTPEHTGSFSGLGEARARTVVEAWAHRTETLSALPGIKQVFPFENRGADIGVTLHHPHGQIYAYPFVTPRAGVLGAAARKFYDESDGRQTLTGSLLRAEREDGSRMVMEGENFSAYVPFAARWPLEIHLVPHRQVPDLAALSGEEKDELAHVYLDLLKRLDALYPTPTPYISAWHQAPLDDLLRPASYLHLQLTSPRRAADKLKFLAGSEAAMGAFINDTTPESVAERLRSVIVPDSTPSPAAALAAVSEGARA; from the coding sequence ATGACAGGTATCACCAGCACCAAGCTTGCCGACGGCCGGGAGCTGATCTATTTCGACGATGCCGCCACGCCCAAGCCGCGCACCGCCGAAACCACCACGGACCACCGCGACCTTCCGGAACGCGGGGAGCCAGGGGAAGTCAGGTTCGACGCGCTCACCGGCGAGTGGGTGGCGGTGGCCGCGCACCGGCAGACCCGCACCCACCTGCCGCCCGCGGACCAGTGCCCCATCTGCCCGACGACCGACAGCAACCCCTCGGAAATTCCCGCGCCCGACTACGACGTCGTGGTATTTGAAAACCGCTTCCCGTCGCTCGGCCCTGCCCTGGGCCCGGTACCGGAAGATCCTGCCTGGGGCACCAGCGGCCCCGCCTATGGCCGTTGCGAAGTGGTGGCCTTCACCCCCGAGCACACGGGTTCATTCAGCGGCCTGGGCGAGGCCCGCGCACGGACCGTGGTGGAAGCCTGGGCGCACCGCACTGAAACCCTGAGTGCGCTGCCGGGCATCAAGCAGGTCTTCCCGTTCGAGAACCGGGGAGCCGACATCGGGGTTACCCTCCACCATCCCCACGGACAGATCTACGCCTATCCTTTCGTCACGCCCCGCGCCGGGGTCCTGGGCGCCGCTGCCCGCAAATTCTATGATGAGTCAGACGGACGTCAGACGCTCACGGGTTCGCTGCTGCGCGCCGAACGTGAAGACGGCAGCAGGATGGTGATGGAAGGTGAAAACTTCAGCGCCTACGTACCCTTCGCTGCTCGCTGGCCATTGGAAATCCATCTGGTCCCGCACCGCCAGGTCCCCGACCTGGCGGCCCTGAGCGGCGAGGAAAAGGACGAACTTGCCCACGTTTACCTGGACCTGCTCAAACGGCTTGATGCCCTCTACCCCACGCCAACGCCGTACATTTCGGCATGGCACCAGGCCCCGCTTGACGATCTCCTGCGGCCCGCCAGCTACCTGCACCTCCAGCTGACATCACCGCGCCGCGCTGCGGACAAACTCAAGTTCCTTGCTGGCTCCGAGGCGGCAATGGGCGCCTTCATCAACGACACGACTCCGGAAAGCGTGGCGGAACGCCTCCGCTCCGTCATCGTCCCGGATTCCACCCCCTCCCCCGCCGCCGCCTTGGCCGCCGTATCCGAAGGAGCACGCGCGTGA
- the galK gene encoding galactokinase — protein sequence MSAAPRPLTTPAVPPTTAELAGRFENEFGRLPDGVWQAPGRVNLIGEHTDYNEGFVLPFAIDKTARVAVGVRADSSVRLLSTYGDQGVFTTDLGNLDAAAAKGWTKYPLGVIWALQQRGITVPGLDLLLDSNVPLGAGLSSSHAIECAVISALNELTGAGLGPEEMVLATQQAENDFVGAPTGIMDQSASLRGSKGHAVFLDCRDQSVRLVPFEAEPAGLVMLVIDTKVSHSHADGGYASRRAACELGAEVLGVKALRDVKVGELEEASGLLDEVTFRRVRHVVTENDRVLQTVELLAAEGPGSIGALLDASHVSMRDDFEISSPELDLAVDTARANGAIGARMTGGGFGGAAIALTPLGAEQQVRTAVERAFSEAGFTAPDIFTVTPAAGAMRIS from the coding sequence GTGAGTGCCGCACCCCGCCCCCTGACCACCCCGGCAGTCCCGCCTACCACAGCGGAGCTGGCTGGCCGCTTCGAAAATGAATTCGGCAGGCTCCCCGACGGCGTCTGGCAGGCACCGGGGCGCGTCAATCTGATTGGTGAGCACACGGACTACAACGAGGGCTTTGTGCTCCCGTTCGCCATCGACAAGACAGCACGGGTTGCCGTTGGAGTCCGCGCGGACTCCTCCGTCCGACTCCTGTCCACCTACGGCGACCAGGGGGTGTTCACCACGGACCTTGGAAACCTGGATGCCGCGGCCGCCAAGGGCTGGACCAAGTATCCGCTGGGTGTCATCTGGGCCTTGCAGCAGCGCGGAATCACCGTACCGGGACTGGACCTGCTTCTTGATTCCAATGTGCCGCTTGGTGCCGGGCTGTCCTCATCGCACGCCATCGAGTGCGCGGTCATCTCGGCATTGAATGAGTTGACGGGCGCGGGCCTGGGTCCCGAAGAGATGGTCCTGGCCACGCAGCAGGCAGAAAACGACTTCGTGGGCGCCCCGACAGGCATCATGGACCAGTCCGCATCGCTGCGCGGTTCAAAGGGCCACGCTGTATTCCTGGACTGCCGGGACCAGAGCGTGCGCCTGGTTCCTTTTGAGGCGGAACCCGCAGGTCTGGTGATGCTGGTGATCGACACCAAGGTCTCCCACTCCCACGCCGACGGCGGCTATGCGTCGCGCCGTGCCGCCTGCGAACTCGGCGCTGAGGTTCTTGGCGTCAAGGCGCTCCGCGACGTCAAGGTGGGCGAGCTTGAAGAAGCCAGCGGCCTCCTGGATGAGGTGACCTTCCGGCGCGTGCGCCACGTGGTCACCGAAAACGACAGGGTGCTCCAGACCGTGGAGCTGCTCGCGGCCGAAGGCCCGGGCTCCATCGGCGCGCTCCTGGACGCCAGCCATGTGTCAATGCGCGACGACTTCGAGATCTCCAGCCCTGAGCTTGACCTCGCAGTGGACACCGCCCGGGCAAACGGCGCCATCGGTGCCCGGATGACCGGAGGCGGCTTTGGCGGGGCGGCAATAGCCCTGACTCCGTTGGGGGCAGAGCAGCAGGTGCGCACCGCCGTCGAACGCGCTTTCTCGGAAGCCGGGTTCACCGCTCCGGACATCTTCACGGTGACGCCGGCAGCCGGGGCCATGCGCATCTCCTAG
- a CDS encoding branched-chain amino acid ABC transporter permease produces the protein MGAVSASVLAILLVAAPASQATSPSPTPSPSNQTFQNNISGFLRDDARAPIADVTITAKSGDFEGTAKSGANGAWSIGVPVQGTYEIELDESTLPEGIKLADGQENPRSVTFSQTSNLSVIFAFGKGIVVQQQDFGQNLLNRLVAGLSFGLLLALASVGLSLIFGTTGLTNFAHGEMVTLGAVLVFTFNAVGLPFWLAIILSLLGGGLFGYVQDAGLWKPLRRRGTGLVPMMIVSIGLALAVRYVIQFYFGGATQQLPYAQSTEIQLGPVSISPNNLWSLIISAVVMALLGIILLKTRLGKATRAVADNPALAAASGIDVDNVIRIVWVAGGMLASLGGILWAYYRPGVTFDMGSQILLLIFAGVTLGGLGTVFGALIGSIIVGIFVELTTVFGLAADLKYVGALFIMIVVLLFRPQGILGRRERVG, from the coding sequence ATGGGGGCAGTCTCCGCCTCCGTTCTGGCAATCCTGCTCGTTGCCGCTCCGGCGTCCCAGGCCACTTCCCCGTCTCCGACGCCATCCCCGTCGAACCAGACCTTCCAGAACAACATCAGCGGCTTCCTCCGGGATGATGCCCGCGCACCTATCGCAGATGTGACCATCACCGCCAAAAGCGGAGACTTCGAAGGAACCGCAAAATCCGGTGCCAACGGAGCCTGGTCCATTGGAGTCCCGGTCCAGGGCACCTACGAAATCGAACTGGACGAATCAACCCTGCCGGAGGGCATAAAGCTCGCGGACGGTCAGGAAAATCCCCGCAGTGTCACGTTCAGCCAGACCTCCAACCTGTCGGTGATCTTCGCCTTTGGCAAGGGTATCGTCGTCCAGCAGCAGGACTTCGGCCAGAACCTGCTCAACAGGCTTGTAGCGGGACTCAGCTTTGGGCTCCTCTTGGCACTCGCCTCCGTCGGGCTGTCCCTGATCTTTGGAACCACGGGACTGACCAACTTTGCGCACGGTGAAATGGTCACCCTGGGTGCAGTGCTCGTCTTCACGTTCAACGCGGTCGGCCTTCCCTTCTGGCTGGCGATCATCCTTTCCCTGCTCGGCGGTGGACTGTTCGGCTACGTCCAGGACGCCGGCCTCTGGAAGCCGCTGCGCAGGCGCGGGACGGGCCTGGTTCCTATGATGATCGTCAGCATCGGCCTCGCCCTCGCCGTCCGCTACGTCATCCAGTTCTACTTCGGCGGCGCCACGCAGCAGCTGCCCTATGCACAGAGCACCGAAATCCAGCTCGGCCCCGTCTCCATCTCGCCCAATAACCTCTGGTCCCTCATCATCAGTGCGGTCGTGATGGCGTTGCTTGGAATCATTCTGCTGAAGACCAGGCTGGGCAAGGCCACCCGCGCTGTGGCCGACAACCCGGCCCTCGCCGCTGCCTCCGGCATCGACGTAGACAATGTCATCCGCATTGTCTGGGTGGCTGGCGGCATGCTGGCCTCCCTCGGCGGCATTCTGTGGGCGTACTACCGCCCCGGCGTCACCTTCGATATGGGATCCCAGATCCTGCTGCTCATCTTCGCCGGCGTGACGCTCGGCGGCCTGGGCACGGTCTTCGGTGCCCTGATCGGATCAATCATCGTCGGCATCTTTGTGGAGCTGACCACCGTTTTCGGCCTCGCGGCCGACCTCAAGTATGTGGGAGCACTGTTCATCATGATTGTTGTCCTCTTGTTCCGGCCCCAAGGCATCCTGGGCCGTCGCGAGCGCGTGGGTTAG
- a CDS encoding branched-chain amino acid ABC transporter permease, whose amino-acid sequence MDLGFIFSSAAGELFSPTTAAYALAALGLAVHFGYSGLLNFGQAGFMAVGAYGFAISTLTFGVPFFVGLLIAIICSAIFALLLGIPTLRLRADYLAIVTIAAAEIVRYIVTTNQLTSVTGSANGLAAFEGGFYSMNPFPEGSYFGMNNRDLFIRVVGWGLVIVCCILVWLLMRSPWGRVLKGIREDENAVRSLGKNVYAYKMQALVIGGVLGALAGMVFTLPRGAVQPANYGTELTFFLYTCLLLGGLGTVLGPVVGAMIFWVVLSLTQGILYGLIESGAVTWLNTVQAGQLRYILVGIALMLLMIFRPQGVFGNKKELAFA is encoded by the coding sequence ATGGACTTAGGATTCATTTTTTCAAGTGCTGCCGGTGAACTGTTCAGCCCGACGACGGCGGCCTACGCGCTTGCTGCTCTCGGACTTGCCGTCCACTTCGGTTACTCGGGCCTGCTGAACTTCGGCCAGGCCGGCTTTATGGCGGTGGGAGCCTACGGCTTCGCCATCTCCACCCTCACGTTCGGCGTTCCGTTTTTTGTCGGACTTCTCATCGCCATCATCTGTTCGGCCATTTTCGCCTTATTGCTGGGTATCCCAACCCTCCGGCTCCGGGCTGACTACCTGGCAATCGTCACCATCGCCGCTGCGGAAATCGTCCGGTACATTGTCACGACCAACCAGCTCACATCCGTGACGGGCTCCGCCAATGGACTGGCCGCGTTCGAGGGCGGGTTCTATTCGATGAACCCTTTCCCGGAGGGATCCTACTTCGGCATGAACAATAGGGATCTCTTCATCCGCGTTGTCGGTTGGGGACTTGTCATCGTCTGCTGCATCCTCGTGTGGCTCCTGATGCGCAGCCCCTGGGGCCGTGTCCTGAAGGGCATCCGCGAAGACGAGAACGCCGTCCGCTCCCTCGGGAAGAACGTGTACGCGTATAAGATGCAGGCCCTCGTGATCGGCGGCGTGCTCGGCGCTCTCGCGGGCATGGTCTTCACGCTGCCCCGCGGCGCGGTCCAGCCCGCCAACTACGGCACGGAACTGACGTTCTTCCTGTACACCTGCCTGCTGCTCGGTGGTCTTGGTACAGTGCTCGGTCCTGTAGTGGGTGCAATGATTTTTTGGGTGGTTCTTTCCCTCACTCAAGGCATCCTGTACGGACTGATTGAATCCGGGGCCGTCACCTGGCTGAATACGGTCCAGGCCGGGCAACTGCGTTACATTCTGGTAGGCATCGCCCTGATGCTGCTGATGATTTTCAGGCCTCAGGGCGTCTTTGGCAACAAAAAGGAGTTGGCGTTCGCATGA